One genomic region from Uloborus diversus isolate 005 chromosome 2, Udiv.v.3.1, whole genome shotgun sequence encodes:
- the LOC129216076 gene encoding AP-2 complex subunit alpha-2-like, which translates to MPAVRGEGMRGLAVFISDIRNCKSKEAEIKRINKELANIRSKFKGDKALDGYQKKKYVCKLLFIFLLGHDIDFGHMEAVNLLSSNKYSEKQIGYLFISVLMNANNDLMRLIIQSIKNDLTSRNPIHVNLALQCIANIGSREMAETFGSEIPKLLVSGETIDLVKQSAALCLLRLLRTMPEIIPSGEWTTRIIHLLNDQHIGVVTSAVGLINAFVKKNPEEYKGCVSLAVSRLSRIVTASYTDLQDYTYYFVPAPWLSVKLLRLLQNYPPPEDAGVRGRLIECLDTILNKAQEPPKSKKVQHSNAKNAVLFEAISLIIQMDSERNLLIRACNQLGQFLQHRETNLRYLALESMCLLATSEFSHDAVKKHQETIINALKTERDVSVRQKAVDLLYAMCDKSNAEEIVGEMLSYLETADYSIREEMVLKVAILAEKYASDYTWYVDVILNLIRIAGDYVSEEVWCRVIQIVINRDDVQGYAAKTVFEALQAPACHENMVKVAGYILGEFGNLIAGDQRSSPLIQFQLLHSKYHLCSAATRALLLTTYIKFINLFPEIKHEIQIILKSDNNIRSADAELQQRTVEYLQLSTIATSDVLATVLEEMPPFPERESSILAILKKKKPGVAEGLPPNAVTKEHPALFNNNTTNSIEMNNSQPATTGDLLGIASSPTAPQPHAAPTTNDLLVDVFGDLAPNTPSSPTLAPGAVVISNEEGLYKLVCKNNGILFENDLLQIGVKSEFRQNLGRIGLFYGNKTPLQFHSFTSNVSCSDTLSKRINIQFKPVESTIDAGAQVQQQLNVECIDDFSEKPVLTVQFMYSNVLQKLNMKLPVIINKFFEPTIMNSEAFFTRWKNLNNPSQEAQRIFKAKYPMDTEITKTKLSGFGFQLLDGIDPNPDNFCCAGIIHTSAVQVGCLLRLEPNRQAQMYRLTVRTSKDSVSKELCELLIDQF; encoded by the coding sequence ATGCCTGCAGTACGAGGAGAGGGTATGCGTGGACTTGCAGTTTTTATTTCTGACATACGAAATTGTAAAAGTAAAGAAGCAGAGATAAAACGTATCAACAAAGAACTGGCAAATATTCGGTCAAAATTTAAAGGGGATAAAGCATTAGATGGTTAtcagaagaaaaaatatgtatgtaaattattatttatatttttgttgggCCATGACATTGATTTTGGTCATATGGAAGCTGTAAATCTTCTTAGTTCCAATAAATACTCAGAGAAACAAATTGGATACCTGTTTATATCTGTATTAATGAATGCAAATAATGACCTGATGCGATTAATTATTCAGTCTATTAAAAATGATCTCACTTCTCGTAATCCTATTCATGTGAATTTAGCCCTTCAATGCATTGCTAATATTGGTAGTAGAGAAATGGCTGAAACATTTGGATCAGAAATTCCAAAATTACTTGTGTCTGGAGAAACAATTGATCTAGTTAAACAGAGCGCTGCACTTTGTCTGCTCCGTTTGCTACGTACCATGCCTGAAATTATACCTAGCGGAGAATGGACTACTCGAATCATTCACCTTTTAAATGACCAGCACATAGGTGTAGTAACATCGGCAGTAGGCTTGATTAATGCTTTCGTGAAGAAGAATCCGGAGGAATATAAAGGTTGCGTAAGTTTGGCAGTTTCCAGGCTTAGTAGAATTGTAACTGCATCATACACAGATTTACAAGATTACACATATTATTTTGTACCAGCTCCTTGGCTCTCTGTAAAATTATTGCGCCTTCTGCAGAATTATCCGCCACCTGAAGATGCTGGTGTTAGAGGTCGTTTGATTGAATGCCTCGACACTATTTTGAATAAAGCTCAAGAACCACCAAAGTCAAAGAAAGTACAGCATTCTAATGCCAAAAATGCAGTCTTGTTTGAAGCTAttagtttaataattcaaatGGATAGTGAACGAAATCTTCTCATCCGTGCATGTAATCAATTGGGTCAATTTTTACAACACAGAGAAACGAATCTGAGGTACCTTGCTCTGGAAAGCATGTGCTTGTTAGCAACTTCAGAATTTTCTCATGATGCTGTGAAAAAGCATCAAGAAACTATTATAAATGCATTAAAGACCGAAAGAGATGTTAGCGTTCGTCAGAAAGCTGTCGACCTATTGTATGCTATGTGTGATAAAAGCAATGCAGAAGAAATTGTTGGGGAAATGTTGTCATATTTGGAAACTGCCGATTATTCAATTCGGGAAGAAATGGTTCTGAAAGTTGCTATCTTGGCTGAGAAATATGCATCAGATTACACTTGGTATGTTGATGTAATTTTGAACTTGATACGCATTGCAGGAGATTATGTCAGTGAAGAAGTATGGTGCAGAGTTATCCAAATTGTCATTAATAGAGATGATGTTCAAGGCTATGCTGCCAAAACGGTGTTTGAAGCTTTACAAGCTCCTGCCTGTCATGAAAACATGGTGAAAGTTGCTGGCTACATCTTGGGTGAATTTGGAAACCTCATAGCTGGTGACCAAAGGTCTAGTCCCTTGATTCAGTTTCAGCTTCTACACTCCAAATATCATCTCTGTTCTGCAGCAACGAGAGCATTGCTTTTAACTACATATATCAAGTTTATAAACCTGTTCCCAGAAATAAAgcatgaaattcaaattattttgaaaagcgaCAATAACATAAGAAGTGCCGATGCTGAATTACAACAGCGCACGGTAGAATATCTTCAACTCAGCACCATTGCTACATCTGATGTTTTAGCAACTGTCTTAGAAGAGATGCCCCCTTTCCCAGAAAGAGAATCATCTATTCTAGCAATcttgaagaagaaaaaacctGGTGTTGCGGAAGGTTTGCCCCCAAATGCTGTTACCAAAGAACATCCTGCATTATTTAATAACAATACCACAAACAGCATTGAGATGAATAATTCTCAACCTGCCACTACTGGTGATCTCTTAGGAATTGCAAGTTCTCCAACAGCGCCTCAGCCACATGCTGCCCCTACAACAAATGATCTTTTAGTTGACGTCTTTGGCGACCTTGCTCCTAACACTCCCTCATCCCCTACACTAGCTCCAGGTGCTGTTGTAATTTCAAATGAAGAAGGCCTTTACAAGTTGGTGTGTAAAAATAACGGCATTCTGTTTGAAAATGATTTACTTCAAATTGGAGTCAAAAGTGAATTCAGGCAAAATTTAGGACGAATTGGTCTTTTTTATGGAAATAAAACACCATTACAGTTTCATAGTTTCACATCAAATGTTTCTTGTTCAGATACATTAAGCAAAAGAATAAATATTCAGTTTAAACCTGTTGAATCAACTATAGATGCTGGAGCTCAAGTGCAACAACAGTTGAATGTTGAATGTATTGATGATTTTAGTGAAAAACCTGTGTTAACAGTGCAATTTATGTATTCAAATGTTCtccaaaaattaaatatgaagCTACCAGTTATTATTAATAAGTTTTTTGAACCTACTATCATGAATTCTGAAGCTTTTTTCACCAGGTGGAAAAACTTAAACAACCCTTCCCAAGAAGCACAAAGAATATTTAAAGCCAAATATCCTATGGACACTGAAATTACGAAGACAAAATTGAGTGGTTTTGGTTTTCAGCTGCTGGACGGCATTGATCCTAATCCAGATAATTTTTGTTGTGCTGGCATTATTCATACAAGCGCTGTTCAAGTCGGCTGTCTGTTGAGACTAGAGCCCAATCGCCAAGCCCAGATGTATCGGCTGACTGTGCGAACAAGTAAAGATTCAGTATCTAAAGAATTATGTGAACTTTTGATTGATCAATTTTGA